A region of Streptomyces paludis DNA encodes the following proteins:
- a CDS encoding RES domain-containing protein, with product MTADTTAPAADPAPASAAPAAQEPPVALVPPPERGVWRLGKRDCPVKYNCLEPETALGNAAGRFSLFTYGTLYCATAHIGCYAEGLRTFRVSPKMRGLLTEDPSGRRAMANGHLPSGWREDHILVRLLPGAGTRFLDVDAESTREFLSKELQVELADLGVSGLLTEEHVYGPDRRVARQIAAWAVAQRDREGHRLVQGIAYRSDYGGHRCWAVLSDVDLVEAERCPIRAEDVELRSVAVEYGLTIR from the coding sequence ATGACAGCCGACACCACCGCCCCCGCCGCCGACCCTGCTCCCGCCTCCGCCGCCCCCGCCGCGCAGGAGCCTCCCGTCGCCCTCGTACCCCCGCCGGAACGGGGAGTCTGGCGCCTGGGCAAGAGGGACTGTCCCGTCAAGTACAACTGCCTGGAGCCGGAGACCGCGCTCGGCAACGCGGCCGGCCGCTTCAGCCTCTTCACCTACGGCACCCTCTACTGCGCCACCGCTCACATCGGCTGCTACGCCGAAGGGCTCCGTACGTTCCGGGTGTCACCCAAGATGCGCGGTCTCCTGACGGAGGACCCCAGCGGACGGCGTGCCATGGCGAACGGGCATCTGCCGTCGGGCTGGCGCGAGGATCACATCCTCGTACGGCTGCTGCCCGGCGCCGGCACCCGCTTCCTCGACGTCGACGCGGAGTCCACGCGCGAGTTCCTCAGCAAGGAACTCCAGGTGGAGCTGGCGGACTTGGGCGTCTCCGGGCTGCTCACCGAGGAGCATGTCTACGGCCCCGACCGCCGGGTGGCACGCCAGATCGCCGCTTGGGCGGTCGCGCAGCGCGACCGGGAGGGCCACCGGCTGGTGCAGGGCATCGCCTACCGGTCCGACTACGGGGGCCACCGGTGCTGGGCGGTGCTGTCCGATGTCGACCTGGTGGAGGCCGAGAGGTGTCCGATCCGGGCGGAGGACGTGGAACTCAGGTCCGTCGCCGTGGAGTACGGACTGACCATCCGCTGA
- a CDS encoding WD40 repeat domain-containing protein, with protein MSDPRDDATHRLIARALAKLVTDDPTIPPHPYLSRHLAEHAALGNVLDDDHVPPALLPWESSATIRRLLRREDGTPNSREWLRAWAGLEPFLRLSDPRSRLTSLFLAHHAATARRQPLSRQQPLAKVQLADSPVTPLWSDWASSDNVLAVSSARIEALTHTAGVFISGDDLGIIRTWHADGTPAGAPMHTDGAAVRHLLALDDGTFVSGGADGAVRVWNRADRARHRQAAEVHRRPGTWVSSLTVFTSADGLGTVLAAHSDGHITALSSTDFQPADPFPGGLPDLGGRPAVLAAVPRPDSGSGGGGSSSSSTVLLIGQGADVRLWDERSGTRPGSTGHPGAVRGIVALQRPGRYAVCDESGGVRIHDVGAAEPVVVCEPLHTGPVTALVAVVVDGLPAVASAGSDRTVRLWHAETGQPVGGALHGHTGPVTALTALPATRAGGGRGPRGGARLVTVGADKTLRGWPLAGHSTRTPAAPWRSVSAAALPAPGVRGPLLLAVADEGGARLWDIETGGHTRVPDGTGVTSLAWSAIGAEPVLLTALSDARVVLHSLGPAGSGPPRPTGELTGHAMPVTSMAPLLHGGRSLLATGSPDGTVRLWDLRERGLLKTWSKHRLSVRSVLAFDTPGGPLIASAGTDDTIRFWDVDSLRPDGTAMRCHQHTVTAVAAVPPAPAAAPHAPPPPLLASSGEDGTVRLWDLTTRRPAEGLPRFGPDDGSLTALACFRTPSDRVLLAAAGRTAIHVWDLFTGVPLLRIVTGMPLHGLSAHRVDRPGTTAPVLLATSEAGVSVFRLAPEHP; from the coding sequence ATGAGCGATCCGCGGGACGACGCCACCCACCGGCTGATCGCCCGGGCGCTGGCCAAGCTCGTCACCGACGACCCGACGATCCCGCCCCATCCCTACCTGAGCAGACATCTCGCCGAGCACGCCGCCCTCGGGAACGTCCTGGACGACGACCATGTGCCGCCCGCGCTGCTGCCCTGGGAGTCCAGCGCGACGATCCGCCGGCTGCTGCGGCGCGAGGACGGCACACCGAACAGCCGGGAGTGGCTCAGGGCATGGGCCGGTCTGGAGCCGTTCCTGCGCCTGTCCGATCCGCGCTCCCGGCTGACGAGCCTCTTCCTGGCCCACCACGCCGCCACCGCCCGGCGCCAGCCGCTCTCCCGGCAACAGCCCCTGGCGAAAGTCCAGTTGGCCGACTCCCCGGTGACCCCGCTGTGGAGCGACTGGGCCTCGTCCGACAATGTCCTGGCCGTCTCCTCCGCGCGGATCGAAGCCCTCACCCACACCGCCGGGGTGTTCATCAGCGGCGACGATCTGGGGATCATCCGTACCTGGCACGCGGACGGCACACCGGCCGGCGCCCCGATGCACACGGACGGCGCCGCGGTCCGGCATCTGCTCGCGCTCGACGACGGAACGTTCGTGTCGGGCGGCGCGGACGGCGCCGTACGCGTATGGAACCGCGCGGACCGCGCGCGCCACCGCCAGGCCGCCGAGGTGCACAGGCGGCCCGGCACATGGGTGAGTTCGCTGACCGTGTTCACCTCCGCGGACGGCCTCGGGACCGTACTCGCCGCCCACAGCGACGGCCACATCACCGCGCTGAGCAGCACGGACTTCCAGCCCGCCGACCCCTTCCCCGGCGGGCTGCCCGACCTCGGCGGCCGGCCGGCCGTGCTCGCCGCCGTTCCCCGGCCCGACAGCGGCAGCGGCGGCGGCGGCAGCAGCAGCAGCAGTACGGTCCTGCTGATCGGCCAGGGCGCGGACGTACGGCTGTGGGACGAGCGGAGCGGTACGAGGCCCGGGTCCACCGGCCACCCAGGCGCGGTCCGAGGCATCGTGGCGCTCCAGCGGCCCGGCCGGTACGCGGTCTGCGACGAGTCCGGCGGCGTCCGGATCCACGACGTGGGTGCCGCCGAGCCGGTCGTGGTCTGCGAGCCCCTGCACACCGGCCCCGTCACCGCGCTCGTGGCGGTGGTCGTGGACGGCCTGCCCGCCGTCGCGTCCGCGGGCAGCGACCGTACGGTACGGCTGTGGCACGCCGAGACCGGGCAGCCGGTCGGCGGCGCACTGCACGGACACACCGGGCCCGTCACCGCGCTGACCGCACTGCCCGCCACACGCGCGGGCGGCGGCAGAGGGCCGCGCGGCGGCGCCCGGCTCGTCACCGTCGGCGCCGACAAGACACTGCGCGGCTGGCCGCTCGCCGGGCACAGCACCCGTACCCCCGCCGCCCCCTGGCGCTCCGTCAGCGCGGCGGCGCTGCCCGCCCCCGGTGTACGCGGGCCGTTGCTGCTCGCGGTCGCGGACGAGGGCGGCGCCCGGCTCTGGGACATCGAGACCGGCGGCCACACCCGGGTCCCGGACGGGACCGGTGTCACCTCGCTCGCATGGTCGGCCATCGGCGCCGAGCCCGTGCTGCTCACCGCCCTGAGCGATGCGCGTGTCGTGCTGCACTCCCTCGGTCCCGCCGGCAGCGGCCCGCCCCGTCCGACCGGCGAACTCACCGGCCACGCGATGCCGGTCACCTCCATGGCGCCGCTGCTCCACGGCGGCCGGTCGCTCCTCGCCACCGGCAGCCCGGACGGCACCGTACGCCTCTGGGACCTGCGCGAGCGCGGCCTGCTGAAGACCTGGTCGAAGCATCGGCTGAGTGTCCGCTCGGTCCTGGCGTTCGACACGCCCGGCGGGCCGCTGATCGCCTCCGCAGGCACCGACGACACCATCCGGTTCTGGGACGTGGACAGCCTCCGGCCGGACGGGACGGCGATGCGGTGCCATCAGCACACGGTCACCGCCGTCGCCGCCGTCCCCCCGGCACCCGCCGCCGCGCCCCACGCTCCTCCCCCTCCGCTGCTCGCCTCGTCGGGCGAGGACGGCACCGTACGGCTGTGGGACCTGACCACCCGGCGGCCGGCGGAGGGCCTGCCCCGGTTCGGCCCCGACGACGGGTCGCTCACCGCGCTGGCCTGTTTCCGTACGCCCTCGGACCGGGTGCTGCTCGCGGCGGCGGGGCGTACCGCCATTCATGTGTGGGACCTGTTCACCGGGGTGCCGCTGCTGCGGATCGTGACCGGGATGCCGCTGCACGGCCTCTCCGCGCACCGGGTGGACCGTCCGGGAACGACGGCGCCCGTCCTGCTGGCCACCAGCGAGGCGGGCGTATCGGTCTTCCGGCTCGCCCCGGAACATCCGTGA
- a CDS encoding P-loop NTPase family protein — MRQRAGGLGQTGSVGRAGGSTPATGVAESTEVAAVTAVAGVAGVAEATGATGVAGVAEATGAPEAGSDALSRTLLTLAVRDYGDGDEEFTEGIDEQLAVVREWWAPDGAAEPFRHIPSPELTERHDVELFLHRSGVRELRGQALVVFITGHGVTGSSNTHFLELPRTDGQRLLATAIRTNEIVTAALDSHADNVLVIVNTCYSAAIDAELASLRKDIRNTRRTGCRIDVIATCDHSSTVLVGRFPRVLRRVLNRFRTSAQITTPWLSVAHLLTEFENELGGHESEHRLRRIIDGSGQTAVTPCLPNPGYRPPVQELVAASLRQVATSAEVVDHWLARASGRPNEQDPGWYFRGRERLNSRIAAFLSDPYGVLLVTGTAGSGKSAVLARAVTLSDPEFRNHPAYKQALELAEPATVPPEKSVTAAVLARHRTTVTLVADLLRGLDIQPEGHGLDEDPISLWSAQLTRHLASPGPPVTLVVDGLDEASDPSGIIRDVLAPLSAFCTPPPGGVPGPRGAQPSQRTRQLRLLIGVRSSRPLDGGGAAAPEDDGPSLLGALRAAFPGALVERTDGDAAEQDIVEYLHALIGPQQCPPETVWEAARTVARLVTPSFLDARLAGEQLRSAPDPLATVADPEWQELLKAGTTGLLRRDLRLVAAEGLPSDVALALLRAAAHAQGAGVPWSNVWPAIAGVFLDRPLENPDDAIEKLLKSRLNGYLAHAQEDDRRVYRPAHEALVATLKERSDAELLAYGESDAPPARGDAPPVRDDAPPARGEAQRIIGDEASGIGDEAS, encoded by the coding sequence ATGCGGCAGCGGGCGGGCGGACTTGGGCAAACAGGGAGCGTCGGCAGGGCCGGGGGAAGCACACCGGCCACAGGAGTCGCGGAGTCCACGGAAGTCGCGGCAGTTACGGCAGTCGCGGGAGTCGCGGGAGTCGCAGAGGCTACGGGAGCCACCGGAGTCGCCGGCGTCGCGGAAGCCACAGGCGCCCCGGAGGCCGGCTCCGACGCGCTCTCCCGGACGCTGCTCACCCTCGCCGTACGGGATTACGGCGACGGCGACGAGGAGTTCACCGAAGGCATTGACGAACAGCTCGCCGTGGTACGCGAGTGGTGGGCCCCGGACGGCGCCGCGGAGCCCTTCCGGCACATCCCCTCCCCCGAGCTGACCGAACGCCACGACGTCGAACTCTTCCTGCACCGCTCGGGCGTCCGCGAACTGCGCGGCCAGGCGCTGGTCGTGTTCATCACCGGCCACGGCGTCACCGGATCGTCCAACACACACTTCCTGGAGTTACCCAGGACCGACGGACAGCGGCTGCTGGCCACGGCCATCCGTACCAACGAGATCGTGACCGCCGCGCTCGACTCGCACGCCGACAACGTCCTGGTCATCGTCAACACCTGCTATTCGGCCGCGATCGATGCCGAACTGGCCTCTCTCCGCAAGGACATCAGGAACACCCGCCGTACCGGCTGCCGTATCGACGTGATCGCGACATGCGACCACAGCTCCACGGTCCTCGTAGGGCGGTTCCCCCGCGTACTGCGCCGTGTGCTGAACCGGTTCAGGACCAGTGCGCAGATCACAACCCCCTGGCTGAGCGTCGCCCATCTGCTGACGGAGTTCGAGAACGAGCTGGGCGGACACGAGTCCGAGCACCGGCTCCGCCGGATCATCGACGGAAGCGGCCAGACCGCCGTCACCCCCTGCCTGCCCAATCCCGGCTACCGGCCGCCGGTCCAGGAGCTGGTGGCGGCTTCCCTGCGGCAGGTGGCGACCTCGGCGGAGGTGGTCGACCACTGGCTCGCCCGGGCCAGCGGGCGGCCCAACGAGCAGGACCCGGGCTGGTACTTCCGCGGCCGTGAGCGGCTGAACTCGCGCATAGCCGCCTTTCTCAGCGATCCGTACGGTGTCCTGCTGGTCACCGGAACGGCCGGTTCGGGCAAGTCGGCCGTACTGGCGCGGGCCGTCACCCTGAGCGATCCCGAGTTCCGGAACCATCCCGCCTACAAGCAGGCCCTGGAGCTGGCCGAGCCCGCGACCGTACCGCCGGAGAAGTCCGTGACCGCGGCCGTGCTGGCGCGCCATCGCACAACGGTCACACTGGTCGCCGACCTGCTGCGCGGACTGGACATCCAGCCGGAGGGGCACGGCCTCGACGAGGACCCGATATCTCTCTGGTCGGCCCAGCTGACCAGGCATCTCGCCAGCCCCGGGCCACCGGTGACACTGGTGGTGGACGGGCTGGACGAGGCGTCCGACCCGTCGGGAATCATCCGGGACGTGCTGGCGCCGCTGAGCGCGTTCTGCACCCCACCGCCGGGCGGTGTGCCGGGCCCGCGTGGTGCTCAACCGTCGCAGCGGACACGGCAGTTACGGCTGCTGATCGGGGTCCGCAGCAGCCGGCCGCTCGACGGCGGCGGCGCCGCGGCCCCGGAGGACGACGGGCCGAGCCTGCTCGGCGCGCTGCGCGCCGCGTTCCCGGGCGCGCTGGTCGAGCGTACGGACGGCGACGCCGCCGAGCAGGACATCGTCGAGTATCTGCACGCGCTGATCGGCCCTCAGCAGTGTCCCCCGGAGACGGTGTGGGAGGCCGCCCGTACCGTCGCCCGGCTGGTGACACCGTCGTTCCTCGACGCCCGGCTGGCGGGCGAGCAGCTGCGGTCGGCGCCGGATCCGCTCGCCACGGTGGCCGATCCGGAGTGGCAGGAGCTGCTGAAGGCCGGTACCACCGGTCTGCTGCGACGGGATCTGCGGCTCGTCGCGGCCGAGGGGCTGCCGTCGGACGTCGCCCTGGCGCTCCTGCGGGCCGCCGCGCACGCCCAGGGAGCCGGTGTCCCCTGGTCCAATGTCTGGCCCGCGATCGCGGGGGTGTTCCTGGACCGTCCGCTGGAGAATCCGGACGACGCGATCGAGAAGCTGCTGAAGAGCAGGCTCAACGGCTATCTGGCCCATGCCCAGGAGGACGACCGGCGGGTCTACCGTCCGGCGCACGAGGCGCTCGTGGCGACGCTGAAGGAGCGAAGCGACGCCGAACTCCTGGCGTACGGCGAGAGCGACGCGCCACCTGCCCGGGGCGACGCGCCACCTGTCCGGGACGACGCGCCACCTGCCCGGGGCGAGGCACAACGCATCATCGGGGACGAGGCGTCAGGTATCGGGGACGAGGCGTCATGA
- a CDS encoding lipase/acyltransferase domain-containing protein translates to MNKAPHGHRSDGTGEEEPSRHRPRYPDPEVSPDVTQDAVVIVPGIMGSELYDTVEKKVVWGLSNPGWLVNAWTGAHGGLGGLHLTPDEREGRLGRIVARRLLTAPAWAPVLKGHEPYPDLVATATAAVADPDAVLPFAYDWRLPVATNARLLAAEARRHLTYWRGHEAHARARRHRVDEREGRLVFVAHSMGGLVTLAALTGGYDNDLEADTRGVMTLGAPFRGAVNAAVILNSGQGSPVPLPHRRLRELAVTLPGVHDLLPRFPCLDEGTDVRVPSTADIVALGGDPYLAEQSRTLHEGLSGKRLPGHRAVVGINQSTLQSMTLDGGTVTGAEHSFRLHTDGTVLRDRTTLLPHRFPVGGDGTVHKESAALGREIVPVSLQHGALAQGSAAMDAVASFLKEDEHLGPTQAGGAGLGLLIPDVVTPGSRWEIRVTGVDSPKGITCEVQTVPAAPTSDGPRPVGPRPIRARLSGDDHDGLTARVTLPASGLYRVTVDSGNGEPLTQLLLAAESDGKDH, encoded by the coding sequence ATGAACAAGGCGCCGCATGGACATCGCTCGGACGGCACGGGCGAGGAAGAGCCTTCCCGCCACCGCCCGCGCTATCCGGATCCGGAGGTCTCGCCCGACGTCACCCAGGACGCCGTCGTGATCGTGCCGGGCATCATGGGCAGCGAGCTGTACGACACCGTCGAGAAGAAGGTGGTGTGGGGGCTGTCCAACCCGGGCTGGCTGGTGAACGCCTGGACCGGGGCCCACGGCGGGCTCGGGGGCCTGCACCTCACGCCCGACGAGCGGGAGGGCCGGCTCGGGCGGATCGTGGCCCGGCGGCTGCTGACGGCGCCCGCGTGGGCTCCGGTCCTGAAGGGGCACGAGCCCTACCCCGACCTCGTCGCCACCGCCACGGCCGCCGTCGCCGATCCGGACGCGGTCCTTCCGTTCGCTTACGACTGGCGGCTGCCCGTCGCCACCAACGCCCGTCTGCTGGCCGCCGAGGCGCGTCGGCACCTCACGTACTGGCGCGGGCACGAAGCGCACGCGCGCGCCCGCCGGCACCGGGTCGACGAGCGGGAGGGCCGGCTCGTCTTCGTCGCGCACTCCATGGGCGGGCTGGTCACCCTCGCCGCCCTGACCGGCGGTTACGACAACGACCTGGAGGCGGACACCCGGGGCGTCATGACGCTCGGAGCCCCGTTCCGGGGCGCGGTGAACGCCGCCGTGATCCTCAACAGCGGCCAGGGCTCGCCCGTCCCCCTCCCGCACCGCAGACTGCGCGAGCTGGCGGTGACCCTGCCCGGGGTCCATGACCTGCTGCCCCGCTTCCCGTGCCTGGACGAAGGCACCGACGTACGGGTCCCGAGCACGGCCGACATCGTCGCGCTCGGCGGCGACCCGTACCTGGCGGAGCAGTCACGTACGCTCCACGAGGGCCTGAGCGGCAAGCGGCTGCCGGGACACCGCGCGGTCGTCGGGATCAACCAGAGCACGCTCCAGTCCATGACGCTGGACGGCGGTACGGTGACCGGCGCCGAGCACTCCTTCCGCCTCCACACCGACGGCACGGTCCTGCGCGACCGGACGACCCTGCTTCCGCACCGCTTTCCCGTCGGCGGCGACGGTACGGTCCACAAGGAATCGGCCGCGCTCGGCAGGGAGATCGTGCCGGTCTCGCTCCAGCACGGCGCGCTCGCCCAGGGATCGGCCGCGATGGACGCCGTCGCGTCCTTCCTCAAGGAGGACGAGCACCTCGGCCCCACTCAGGCGGGCGGCGCTGGCCTGGGACTCCTGATCCCGGACGTCGTCACCCCCGGGAGCCGCTGGGAGATCCGCGTCACGGGCGTCGACAGCCCGAAGGGAATCACCTGCGAGGTCCAGACCGTACCCGCCGCCCCCACGAGCGACGGCCCCCGCCCGGTCGGACCCCGCCCGATCCGGGCCCGTCTGTCCGGCGACGACCACGACGGCCTCACCGCCCGCGTCACCCTCCCGGCGAGCGGCCTGTACCGGGTGACGGTCGACTCCGGCAACGGCGAACCGCTCACCCAGCTCCTCCTGGCGGCGGAGAGCGACGGGAAGGACCACTGA